The genomic region CTTAGCAGTATTTACTTAGCCGAACTTCCAAATTAGTCTAACAACACGAACAATTAAATTAGGCATTGCAGtttctttatcacaaataagattttttccAAACAATGCAAACTCGTTCATTGATAGATATTTGATTGCACTACATTGTAACATACCCAGCCTTATATATCGTGTTCAGTGCATATAATTCGTTTTGGGCGAGTTCATGTTACTTGTAATAAAAATGCATGCCTAATGCCTTTATTTAGCATAATGGGATCTTAATGCCTACAAAGAGAATAAGGCGTTGCGGAATGTAATTCATTACCGATAATTGGAAAGACGATCGGTGTAATATTATTAACTCTCTAGGCAAAGTAATGTAAGATAGGGTGTTTCGCTAAAACAATCATTTCTTAAATTATCTTTCGTTCGGAATGTGGACTTTTTTTATTTAGACGTTTGTGAGCATTTCgttaaaattacatatttttgttttgaaatcggACATATCACGTTGTAATAAGTGTTCATAGAGTTTAgtttatattaatcaataaaaaaacaggTGAGCATATTTTCACCATTGTAATTTAAGGCAATATTATGAATTGACTGTTATGTATAGTTTATAGTTCTTTTATTAATGACTTAAAGTGCTCCAAATTCCTACTCTTCTTTGCATTATTGCGATCTATTTTTGGAACTGCGTCATTCAATCAACCTTAAATGCCTCAAAAACCTGATGCTATTACCTACATGTTTGTTTAAGGCCTACTACGATTGACATGGAGAACATTTCAGCCTACGAAAACGGTACTGGCCCTGGTCAACATATCAACCACAACGACACCGATCCCACAttcgactacgactactacttcttcgACGAACACGTGTACAGCATATTCGACTTTGAAATTGTGATCTACGGTTATATCTGGCCAGTCTTGGTCATTATTATGTGTGTATGCAATTGTCTTGTGATTGGTGGATTCTTACGAAAGGATATGCGAACTTCTGCTAGTATTATTTTGGTTTTTATCGCAATATCCGACTCCCTTACCGGACTGGTGACCCTCCCAGCGACGTTCTATGTGTACTCACGTGAACAGATGTTACTTTCTAAAGACTGGTGCAATTTAACCATGATAACCAGGTTGTACATTGCACGTGCATTTCACACCATTTCCGTCTGGGAAACCGTTCTCCTCGGGTTTCAACGGTTCTTGCATGTAAGACACCCTGCTGCCGCTAACCGTTGGTGCACGACCAAGAAAACGATCGGCATTGTTGCTGTAATGTACGTCCTGTCCTTTCTATTGCACATGTACCATGCTTTTGACATTAAGACTAGTGATGGGTTTTGTAACTGGGAACTCAAAGAGCCTTGCGGATGGGGCTGTGCTTATATCTGGGCCTCGTTTATCCTGGGTCACGCTAATTCCCTGCGTGGCATTGGTGGCGTTCACGGCACTGATGTTGCGATCAGTGAGCCAGAGACCTGGAAGCACAAGTGTTGACAACAACGTTAGGCGACGAAGGGAGCAAAACAGAAACATGATCATCGCTGTTC from Dreissena polymorpha isolate Duluth1 chromosome 5, UMN_Dpol_1.0, whole genome shotgun sequence harbors:
- the LOC127831262 gene encoding sex peptide receptor-related protein 2-like; translation: MENISAYENGTGPGQHINHNDTDPTFDYDYYFFDEHVYSIFDFEIVIYGYIWPVLVIIMCVCNCLVIGGFLRKDMRTSASIILVFIAISDSLTGLVTLPATFYVYSREQMLLSKDWCNLTMITRLYIARAFHTISVWETVLLGFQRFLHVRHPAAANRWCTTKKTIGIVAVMYVLSFLLHMYHAFDIKTSDGFCNWELKEPCGWGCAYIWASFILGHANSLRGIGGVHGTDVAISEPETWKHKC